Proteins encoded by one window of Mustela erminea isolate mMusErm1 chromosome 5, mMusErm1.Pri, whole genome shotgun sequence:
- the ZNF774 gene encoding zinc finger protein 774 — MMWLRTSGKNGLPGHRLENPLQGYHPAQLEEWALKGLAGTGVISQLEQKEEPWVLPLQNFEARKIVRESHTDFENQVTKLNQDISAIAERCGASSERANKDGPPRWGENWERDLEFEGQHGTLPGEGQPEPLPQEKDLNKLLDGYVGKKPVCAECGKSFNQSSYLIRHLRTHTGERPYKCIECGKGFKQSSDLVTHRRTHTGEKPYQCSGCEKKFSDSSTLIKHQRTHTGERPYECPECGKTFGRKPHLIMHQRTHTGEKPYTCLECHKSFSRSSNFITHQRTHTGVKPYRCGDCEESFSQSSDLVKHQRTHTGERPFKCPECGKGFRDSSHFVAHMSTHSGERPFSCPDCHKSFSQSSHLVTHQRTHTGERPFKCDSCEKGFADSSALIKHQRIHTGERPYKCGECGKSFNQSSHFITHQRIHLGDRPYHCPECGKTFNQRSHFLTHQRTHTGEKPFHCNRCDKSFRQKAHLLCHQNTHLISENGL; from the exons ATGATGTGGCTGAGGACTTCAGGGAAGAATGGGTTACCTGGACACCGCTTAGAGAATCCTCTTCAGGGGTACCACCCAGCACAGTTAGAAGAATGGGCTCTCAAAGG ACTTGCCGGTACAGGTGTAATCTCCCAgctggagcagaaggaagagccgTGGGTGCTACCACTACAAAACTTCGAGGCAAGGAAGATCGTAAGGGAAAGTCACACGG ACTTTGAGAATCAGGTGACAAAACTCAATCAGGACATTTCAGCAATAGCAGAACGATGTGGAGCATCTTCAGAAAGGGCCAATAAAGATGGGCCTCCTAGATGGGGAGAAAACTGGGAGAGGGACCTTGAATTCGAAGGGCAACATGGAACCCTACCAGGAGAGGGCCAACCGGAGCCCCTTCCACAGGAGAAGGATTTAAACAAGCTGCTGGACGGATATGTCGGAAAGAAGCCTGTGTGCGCAGAATGTGGAAAAAGCTTCAACCAGAGCTCCTATCTCATAAGACACCTGAGAACCCATACTGGTGAGAGGCCTTATAAATGCATCGAGTGTGGGAAGGGCTTCAAACAGAGTTCAGACCTTGTCACCCATCGCAGAAcgcacacaggagagaaaccctaccAGTGCAGCGGGTGTGAGAAAAAATTCAGCGACAGCTCTACGCTCATCAAACACCAGAGAACCCACACAGGTGAGAGACCCTATGAATGCCCAGAGTGTGGAAAGACCTTTGGGCGGAAGCCACACCTCATAATGCACCAAAGAAcccacacaggagagaagccctatACGTGTCTCGAATGCCATAAAAGCTTTAGTCGAAGCTCAAACTTCATCACCCATCAGAGGACCCACACGGGAGTGAAGCCTTATAGGTGTGGTGATTGTGAGGAAAGTTTTAGCCAGAGCTCAGACTTGGTTAAGCACCAACGAACCCACACAGGGGAACGGCCCTTTAAGTGCCCAGAGTGTGGGAAGGGCTTTAGAGATAGTTCTCACTTTGTAGCGCACATGAGTACTCACTCAGGAGAAAGGCCTTTCAGCTGTCCTGACTGCCACAAAAGTTTCAGTCAGAGCTCACACCTGGTCACGCACCAGAGGACACACACAGGGGAGAGGCCGTTCAAGTGTGACAGCTGTGAGAAGGGATTCGCCGACAGCTCTGCCCTCATAAAGCACCAACGGATCCACACGGGGGAAAGACCCTACAAATGTGGTGAGTGTGGGAAGAGCTTCAACCAGAGCTCCCATTTCATTACCCATCAACGGATCCACTTAGGAGACAGACCCTATCACTGTCCCGAGTGTGGCAAAACCTTCAATCAGCGTTCCCATTTTCTCACACACCAGAGAACACATACAGGAGAAAAACCTTTCCACTGCAATAGATGTGACAAGAGCTTCCGTCAGAAAGCGCATCTCTTATGCCATCAAAATACCCATTTGATCTCGGAAAATGGTCTGTAG